The following are encoded together in the Candidatus Thermoplasmatota archaeon genome:
- the serB gene encoding phosphoserine phosphatase SerB encodes MDPRARPGEVIAVSAIGRDRRGLIAALSGTVTDLGGNIVHVEQSSIAGLFSMFMLVEPENLPPGLDAYRFAYELSMRGRDLGLDVRAEVERPESAASRVDKDLRVITIVGSDKPGVMHAIASTLAQAGANIERLHHVARGDFMAFDILADVRGVDFERLRHDLRATCERVGVDAVVQPDSMFRTRKRLVVFDMDSTIVDGEVIDELAHAAGVGSVVSEITAKAMRGEIDFQEALKARVRLLKGLRVEDLERIADSLKLTPGTFDLVTTLKAMGFRLALISGGFTFFTDRLKRDLGFDHAFANELEIKDGVVTGEVVGGIIDMARKGEILRELAALEGLTRDEVVAIGDGANDQVMIRNAGLGIAFNAKDILKRAADGSISKSNIRGLLYALGATTADVKRFTGDA; translated from the coding sequence ATGGACCCCCGCGCGCGCCCGGGCGAGGTCATCGCCGTCTCGGCCATCGGTCGCGACCGGCGCGGCCTCATCGCCGCGCTCTCGGGGACCGTCACCGACCTCGGCGGCAACATCGTCCACGTCGAGCAGTCCTCGATCGCGGGCCTCTTCTCCATGTTCATGCTCGTCGAGCCCGAGAACCTGCCCCCGGGCCTCGACGCCTACCGCTTCGCCTACGAGCTGAGCATGCGCGGCCGAGACCTCGGCCTCGACGTGCGCGCCGAAGTCGAGCGGCCCGAGTCCGCCGCAAGCCGCGTCGACAAGGACCTCCGCGTCATCACGATCGTGGGGTCCGACAAGCCCGGCGTCATGCACGCGATCGCGTCCACGCTCGCGCAGGCGGGCGCGAACATCGAGCGCCTGCACCACGTCGCGCGCGGCGATTTCATGGCGTTCGACATCCTCGCGGACGTGCGCGGCGTCGACTTCGAGCGCCTGCGTCACGACCTCCGCGCGACGTGCGAGCGCGTCGGCGTGGACGCCGTCGTGCAGCCCGACAGCATGTTCCGCACGCGCAAGCGGCTCGTCGTCTTCGACATGGACTCCACGATCGTCGACGGGGAGGTCATCGACGAGCTCGCGCACGCGGCGGGCGTCGGGTCCGTCGTCTCCGAGATCACCGCGAAGGCGATGCGCGGCGAGATCGACTTCCAGGAGGCGCTCAAGGCCCGCGTGCGGCTCCTCAAGGGGCTGCGCGTCGAGGACCTCGAGCGCATCGCGGATTCTCTCAAGCTCACGCCGGGCACGTTCGACCTCGTGACGACGCTCAAGGCGATGGGCTTCCGCCTCGCGCTCATCTCGGGCGGTTTCACGTTCTTCACGGATCGCCTGAAGCGCGACCTCGGCTTCGACCACGCGTTCGCGAACGAGCTCGAGATCAAGGACGGCGTCGTCACGGGCGAGGTCGTGGGCGGCATCATTGACATGGCGCGCAAGGGCGAGATCCTCCGCGAGCTCGCCGCGCTCGAAGGCCTCACGCGGGACGAGGTCGTCGCGATCGGCGACGGCGCGAACGACCAGGTCATGATCCGCAACGCGGGCCTCGGAATCGCGTTCAACGCGAAGGACATCCTCAAGCGCGCGGCGGACGGGTCGATCTCGAAGTCCAACATCCGCGGGCTCCTCTACGCGCTCGGCGCAACGACCGCGGACGTGAAGCGCTTCACCGGCGACGCGTGA